A window of the Isosphaera pallida ATCC 43644 genome harbors these coding sequences:
- a CDS encoding helix-turn-helix domain-containing protein yields MARKAKAKANGRTEQLNGREPGRVGSALRREGFIDPSEVVAERLRQRVKTLRTERNWSLEEFSKACGVSRSMLSQIERGEANPTLAVMFRIAQVFGMSLGELIDAPSATSGIEVIRADDQAHTYRSDPDCRIRTLSPLHLEKDVEFYELRLAAGGALVSAAHFEGTREFLTVWKGRLLVVSGEDRAELQAGDSAHYRADLPHRIENHGKIEAVAFLVVTYRD; encoded by the coding sequence ATGGCTCGCAAGGCGAAGGCGAAAGCCAACGGTCGGACGGAGCAACTGAATGGACGGGAACCTGGAAGGGTGGGGTCGGCGTTGCGACGGGAGGGATTCATCGACCCCTCCGAGGTGGTGGCCGAGCGGTTACGTCAGCGTGTGAAGACGTTGCGGACCGAGCGCAACTGGTCGCTGGAGGAGTTTTCCAAAGCGTGTGGAGTGTCACGGTCGATGCTCTCACAGATCGAACGGGGCGAGGCTAATCCGACCTTGGCGGTGATGTTCCGGATCGCCCAGGTCTTCGGTATGAGTTTGGGCGAACTCATCGACGCTCCCTCGGCCACCTCGGGCATTGAGGTCATTCGCGCCGACGACCAGGCCCACACCTACCGCTCCGACCCTGATTGCCGGATTCGCACCCTTTCCCCGCTTCATCTGGAAAAAGATGTCGAATTTTACGAGCTTCGGTTGGCCGCCGGCGGCGCGTTGGTTAGCGCGGCGCACTTTGAGGGCACCCGCGAATTCCTGACGGTTTGGAAGGGACGCCTCCTCGTGGTCTCCGGCGAGGACCGTGCCGAGCTTCAAGCCGGCGACTCGGCTCACTACCGCGCCGATCTTCCCCATCGCATCGAAAACCACGGCAAAATCGAGGCGGTCGCGTTCCTGGTCGTCACCTATCGAGATTGA
- a CDS encoding ATP-binding response regulator, which yields MMNNVPVESSSSPAAAASPVRILLVEDEAILRMGLEDQLHEMGHRVVGHADTAADAVRLAEELRPDLVFMDIRLKGDEDGIEAARTISDQLHVPIIYLTAFADQFTIERAKPTHPYAYLHKPCREGELRAAIELSLHRHRMETAWRESGERASRENEDLRNLLAQVSHDIRNPVGVISELAEILASGETIETIESDLERIQACSKIVMDLLTELLDYTSLESGRLRLRLAPFNLHESLLELIRCQDVLARAKNLELVCDLGSEVPTRIVGDEARIKRMLINLIGNAIKFTDVGGVVVRVRATTLSTQRVRLRFEVEDSGSGMDPETIEMLFKPGSFPIQSRGTKSSRTGWGLGLVIAQKLACLMGGSLRVESQPSKGSCFVFEFEAEVIGESESTLVAMPVLKRYQILVLDCGAFSAQVLMRQLAEAGGTPTLAQDIDELMAWYARTSVGDRQDEFESISELSTGRPPRLPLVLADADHLNVTPRLFRQMGYDGPLVILSRQLSSTTVAPPLTAFLTKPYDMMELWRAIRDATSAVPRNRFSRPM from the coding sequence ATGATGAACAACGTTCCGGTGGAATCATCTTCGTCGCCAGCAGCGGCGGCTTCGCCGGTGCGTATCCTTTTAGTCGAGGACGAGGCAATTCTGCGGATGGGCCTGGAAGACCAATTGCACGAGATGGGTCATCGCGTGGTCGGTCACGCCGATACTGCCGCTGACGCAGTTCGGTTGGCCGAGGAATTACGGCCCGACCTGGTTTTCATGGACATCCGACTCAAGGGCGACGAAGACGGCATCGAAGCAGCGAGAACAATTTCCGATCAGCTGCACGTGCCGATCATCTATTTGACCGCTTTCGCCGACCAGTTCACCATCGAACGAGCCAAGCCAACCCATCCCTACGCCTATCTGCACAAGCCTTGCCGCGAAGGAGAATTGCGCGCTGCCATCGAGCTGAGTCTTCACCGCCACCGCATGGAAACCGCCTGGCGCGAATCCGGCGAACGGGCCTCCCGCGAGAATGAAGACCTGCGGAATTTGCTGGCCCAGGTTTCCCACGACATCCGCAACCCAGTGGGGGTTATTTCCGAACTGGCCGAGATTCTGGCCTCCGGCGAGACGATCGAGACCATCGAAAGCGACCTGGAACGAATCCAAGCTTGCTCCAAAATCGTAATGGACCTCCTGACGGAACTTCTTGATTACACCAGTTTGGAGTCGGGCCGACTGCGTTTGCGTCTGGCGCCGTTCAATCTTCATGAGTCGCTCTTGGAGTTGATCCGCTGTCAAGACGTGTTGGCCCGCGCCAAGAATCTCGAATTGGTGTGCGACTTGGGCTCGGAGGTACCAACTCGGATCGTTGGAGATGAAGCCCGCATCAAACGGATGCTCATCAACTTGATTGGCAACGCGATCAAATTCACCGACGTCGGTGGCGTCGTGGTCCGAGTTCGGGCGACCACTCTTTCGACGCAGAGGGTCCGCTTGCGTTTCGAGGTGGAGGATAGCGGCTCGGGGATGGACCCGGAGACAATCGAGATGTTGTTCAAGCCGGGTTCCTTTCCAATCCAGAGCCGGGGGACGAAGTCGAGTCGGACGGGTTGGGGGTTGGGTTTGGTCATTGCTCAGAAGTTGGCGTGTCTGATGGGTGGCTCGCTGCGAGTGGAGAGCCAGCCTTCTAAAGGCAGTTGCTTCGTGTTTGAGTTTGAAGCCGAGGTGATCGGCGAGTCGGAATCCACCTTGGTTGCGATGCCGGTTCTCAAGCGGTATCAGATTTTGGTGCTGGATTGTGGGGCATTTTCGGCCCAAGTTTTGATGCGTCAACTCGCCGAAGCGGGTGGAACTCCAACCCTCGCCCAAGACATCGACGAGTTGATGGCCTGGTACGCTCGAACGAGCGTGGGCGATCGTCAAGACGAGTTTGAATCGATCAGCGAGTTGTCCACAGGGCGTCCTCCTCGACTTCCGCTCGTCTTGGCCGACGCCGACCACCTGAACGTGACCCCGCGCCTCTTTCGGCAGATGGGTTACGATGGTCCTCTCGTGATCCTCAGCCGCCAACTGTCGTCCACCACGGTGGCCCCGCCACTGACCGCATTTCTGACCAAGCCATACGACATGATGGAACTCTGGAGAGCGATCCGCGACGCCACGTCGGCCGTGCCCCGCAACCGTTTCTCAAGACCGATGTGA
- the tdh gene encoding L-threonine 3-dehydrogenase → MKALVKKEDRPGLWMMEVPEPEIGINDVLIKVDRTGICGTDIHIYKWDDWARRTIPYPMVVGHEFVGEVVAVGSNVNDFRPGDVVSGEGHVVCGRCRNCLAGRRHLCAHTQGVGVNRPGAFAEYVALPMSNVWLHAPGIDRDVAAIFDPFGNAVHTALSFDVLGEDVLITGAGPIGIMAAAVVRHAGARHVVITDVNPHRLELARRMGVTLALDVRTESIAQAQKRLGMQEGFDVGLEMSGNPQAFRDLLANMCHGGKVALLGIPATEIAIDWNLVVFNMLTIKGIYGREMYETWYKMTVMLQSGLNIKPVITHHFPADEYERGFQTMLSGQSGKIILHWN, encoded by the coding sequence ATGAAGGCATTAGTAAAGAAAGAAGATCGTCCAGGGCTGTGGATGATGGAAGTGCCTGAGCCAGAGATCGGCATCAACGATGTGCTGATCAAGGTGGACCGCACCGGAATTTGTGGAACAGACATTCATATTTATAAATGGGATGATTGGGCGCGACGGACGATCCCCTATCCGATGGTGGTGGGTCATGAGTTCGTGGGCGAGGTGGTGGCGGTTGGTTCCAACGTCAACGATTTTCGTCCCGGCGACGTGGTCAGCGGCGAGGGGCATGTGGTCTGCGGGCGTTGCCGCAATTGCCTGGCGGGGCGGCGTCATCTGTGCGCCCACACGCAGGGGGTGGGGGTGAATCGTCCGGGGGCGTTCGCCGAATATGTGGCGCTGCCGATGTCCAATGTCTGGCTTCACGCGCCGGGGATTGACCGCGACGTAGCGGCGATTTTCGATCCCTTTGGCAACGCGGTCCACACCGCGTTGTCCTTCGACGTGCTGGGCGAGGATGTGTTGATCACCGGAGCCGGTCCCATTGGGATCATGGCCGCCGCGGTGGTCCGCCACGCAGGAGCGCGCCACGTGGTCATCACCGACGTCAACCCCCACCGCCTCGAACTGGCTCGCCGAATGGGGGTGACCCTGGCCCTCGACGTGCGAACCGAGTCGATCGCCCAAGCCCAAAAGCGACTGGGAATGCAGGAGGGATTCGACGTGGGTTTGGAAATGTCGGGCAATCCCCAGGCGTTCCGCGACCTCTTGGCCAACATGTGTCACGGCGGCAAAGTGGCGTTGCTAGGCATCCCCGCAACCGAGATCGCCATCGACTGGAACCTCGTTGTTTTCAACATGCTCACCATCAAAGGGATCTATGGACGTGAGATGTACGAAACCTGGTATAAAATGACGGTCATGCTTCAAAGTGGTCTGAACATCAAGCCGGTCATCACCCACCATTTCCCGGCCGACGAGTACGAACGAGGATTCCAGACCATGCTCTCGGGACAATCGGGTAAAATCATCCTGCACTGGAACTGA
- the kbl gene encoding glycine C-acetyltransferase, producing the protein MYGAIKKHLGSQLEQIESAGLTKRERIITTPQDSHIRVKGVAREVINFCANNYLGLAEHPEVIQAAHEALDQWGYGLASVRFICGTQTLHKTLEDKLSEFLGTEDTILYSSCFDANGGLFETLLGPEDAVISDALNHASIIDGIRLCKAKRFRYRHNDPADLEAQLIAANEAGARYKLIATDGVFSMDGTIANLPAICELADRYDALIMMDDCHATGFLGRTGRGTHEYHDVMGRIDILTGTLGKALGGASGGYVSGRAEIIALLRQKSRPYLFSNTLAPPIVGGSLKALELVSRSTELRDKLMRNTQIFREGITALGYTVLPGEHPITPIMLGDAALAARVADALLDKGIYVIGFSYPVVPQGQARIRVQISAAHSEEDLTHALEAFGQVKREMGLEAVLTNS; encoded by the coding sequence ATGTACGGCGCGATCAAGAAACACCTCGGTTCACAGTTGGAGCAGATCGAATCGGCTGGGTTGACCAAGAGGGAGCGAATCATCACCACGCCGCAGGATTCGCACATTCGGGTCAAAGGTGTGGCCCGCGAGGTCATCAACTTCTGCGCCAACAACTATTTAGGGTTGGCCGAACATCCCGAAGTCATCCAGGCGGCGCACGAGGCGCTCGATCAATGGGGTTACGGACTGGCCTCGGTTCGCTTCATCTGCGGCACGCAAACCCTCCATAAAACCTTGGAGGACAAGCTTAGCGAATTCCTGGGGACCGAGGACACGATCCTCTATTCCTCCTGTTTCGACGCCAATGGCGGACTGTTCGAGACCCTGCTGGGACCGGAGGACGCGGTCATTTCCGACGCGCTCAATCACGCCAGTATCATCGACGGCATTCGCTTGTGCAAAGCCAAACGATTCCGCTACCGCCACAACGACCCCGCCGACTTGGAAGCCCAGCTGATTGCCGCCAATGAGGCGGGAGCCCGCTACAAGCTCATCGCCACTGACGGCGTTTTCTCGATGGACGGCACGATCGCTAACCTACCGGCGATCTGCGAGTTAGCTGACCGCTACGACGCCTTGATTATGATGGACGACTGCCACGCCACCGGCTTCCTGGGTCGAACTGGTCGCGGCACTCACGAATATCACGACGTGATGGGACGCATCGATATCCTCACGGGAACCCTCGGCAAAGCACTCGGTGGGGCCAGCGGCGGTTATGTCTCGGGACGCGCTGAAATCATCGCGTTGCTGAGGCAAAAGTCGCGTCCTTATCTGTTCTCCAACACCCTGGCTCCTCCTATTGTGGGCGGTTCGCTCAAGGCGCTGGAACTGGTGAGCCGATCGACCGAACTGCGCGACAAACTGATGCGTAACACCCAAATCTTCCGCGAGGGAATCACCGCGCTGGGTTACACCGTGTTGCCCGGCGAGCATCCCATCACTCCGATCATGCTGGGCGACGCGGCCCTTGCGGCTCGCGTGGCCGATGCTTTGCTCGACAAAGGCATTTATGTGATTGGCTTTTCCTATCCCGTGGTGCCCCAGGGTCAGGCCCGCATCCGGGTCCAAATCTCGGCTGCCCATTCCGAGGAAGACCTGACTCATGCTCTGGAGGCTTTTGGTCAGGTCAAACGCGAGATGGGACTTGAGGCTGTCCTGACAAATTCCTAG